A genomic window from Megalobrama amblycephala isolate DHTTF-2021 linkage group LG2, ASM1881202v1, whole genome shotgun sequence includes:
- the tmem120aa gene encoding ion channel TACAN: MLFNPTGLTECLQEWEDLEKDYQQVQETHRLYKQKLEEVSKLQDSCSSSIARQRKKLKDLSESLEECRATVNPEDVNKIDEIQDSIKERPNVFFEMEAFLPKKNELYLSLVLGNVNVTLLNKQAKFAYKDEYEKFKLYLTSLLLLFSFTCRFLVSYRVVDALFNFLLVWYYCTLTIRESILINNGSKIKGWWVFQHYVSTFLSGVMLTWPDGELYQIFRNQFLSYSMYINFVQFLQYYYQSGCLYRLRALGERHNMDLTVEGFQSWMWRGLTFLLPFLFLGHFFQLYNGITLFQMAQLPECKEWQVLMCGSTFLVLFMGNFFTTLGVVYHKYMDQDKAKAL, encoded by the exons ATGTTATTTAACCCGACTGGTTTGACCGAATGTTTACAAGAATGGGAGGACCTGGAAAAAGACTATCAACAGGTTCAG GAAACACATCGACTTTACAAACAGAAGCTGGAGGAGGTTTCAAAATTACAGGACAGCTGTTCCTCTTCTATTGCACGGCAGAGGAAAAAGTTAAAGGACCTTTCTGAATCCCTGGAGGA ATGCAGAGCCACAGTGAATCCAGAAGATGTAAATAAAATAGACGAGATCCAAGATTCCATAAAAGAAAGACCAAATGTCTTTTTTGAGATGGAGGCCTTCCTGCCAAAGAAAAATGA GTTATACCTCAGTCTTGTTCTTGGAAATGTAAATGTTACACTCCTTAACAAGCAGGCCAA GTTTGCCTATAAAGACGAGTATGAGAAGTTCAAACTATACTTGACTAGTCTGCTCTTGTTGTTCTCATTCACCTGCCGGTTTCTGGTCAGTTACAG GGTTGTAGATGCACTCTTCAACTTCCTGCTGGTGTGGTATTACTGTACATTGACAATAAGAGAGAGCATCCTCATTAATAACGGCTCAAA GATCAAGGGCTGGTGGGTGTTTCAACACTATGTCTCAACCTTTCTCTCTGGAGTAATGCTGACCTG GCCTGATGGTGAACTATACCAGATATTCAGAAATCAGTTCCTGTCATACTCCATGTATATAA ATTTTGTTCAGTTTCTCCAGTACTACTACCAGAGTGGCTGCTTATATAGACTCAGAGCTCTTGGAGAAAGACATAACATGGACCTTACAGTTG AAGGGTTTCAGTCTTGGATGTGGAGGGGTCTGACTTTTCTCCTGCCGTTCCTTTTCTTGGGCCAT TTCTTCCAGCTTTATAATGGAATTACACTCTTCCAAATGGCCCAGCTTCCAGAATGTAAAGAGTGGCAG GTTCTCATGTGTGGCTCTACTTTCCTTGTTTTGTTCATGGGAAACTTCTTCACTACTCTTGGTGTTGTTTACCACAAATACATGGATCAGGACAAAGCTAAAGCTTTATAA
- the pora gene encoding NADPH--cytochrome P450 reductase isoform X1: MEDAESQLLSDQDQTPEPLLSSLDIFLFSLIAGLLIYWFFFRRQPEPVPEMRTFTAVTPQIRETSFIEKMKKTNRNIVVFYGSQTGTAEEFSNRLAKDAHRYGMKAMVADPEEYDMSELPRLKEIPNSMAVFCMATYGEGDPTDNAQEFYDWMQATDDDLEGVNFAVFGLGNKTYEHYNATGKYTDKRLAELGGKRVYDLGLGDDDSNLEEDFISWKEQFWPAVCEFFGVEPTGEDSSIRQFELVVHNDINMNQVYTGEMGRLNSFQTQKPPFDSKNPFLAPVTVNRKLNKGGTRHLMHIELDITDSKIRYDSGDHVAVYPTNDASMVKRLGERLGVDLDTVFSLKNLDEESNKKHPFPCPTTYRTALTHYLDINNTPRTNVLYELAQYASDPQEQENMRKMASASTEGKALYQSWVVDSERNILAILEDLPSLNPPIDHLCELMPRLQARYYSIASSGKVHPHSIHICAVVIEYTTKTGRVFKGVATNWLKNKDVTDNGHEATVPMYVRRSQFRLPFKASNPIIMIGPGTGIAPFMGFIQERAWQKDQGKDVGETILYFGCRHRNEDFLYQQELEDFEKAGVLTQLNIAFSRDQEHKIYVQHLLKKNKEQLWKLIHSNNAHIYVCGDARNMARDVHTAFYEIAEEMGGLTHTQAVDYFKKLMTKGRYSQDVWS, encoded by the exons ATGGAGGACGCTGAATCCCAGCTGCTCTCCGATCAGGATCAGACTCCGGAGCCTCTCCTCAGCTCTCTGGACATCTTCCTCTTCTCTCTAATCGCAGGATTGCTTATCTACTGGTTCTTCTTCCGAAGACAACCAGAGCCTGTTCCGGAGATGAGGACATTCACTGCAGT AACGCCACAAATACGTGAGACCAGCTTTATtgagaaaatgaagaaaacg AACCGAAACATTGTGGTGTTTTACGGATCCCAAACAGGGACTGCTGAGGAATTTTCTAACAGACTGGCAAAAGATGCCCATCGCTATGGCATGAAAGCGATGGTCGCTGACCCAGAGGAGTATGACATG TCCGAGCTGCCTAGACTGAAAGAAATTCCTAATTCCATGGCTGTGTTCTGCATGGCAACCTATGGAGAGGGAGACCCCACAGACAATGCTCAGGAGTTCTATGATTGGATGCAAGCGACTGATGACGATCTAGAGGGGGTCAATTTTGCT gtGTTTGGGTTAGGAAATAAAACATACGAGCACTACAACGCCACGGGCAAGTACACGGACAAGAGGCTTGCTGAACTTGGTGGGAAAAGGGTCTATGACCTGGGCCTCGGGGATGATGACAGCAA CTTGGAGGAGGACTTTATCTCTTGGAAGGAACAGTTTTGGCCTGCTGTATGTGAGTTCTTTGGTGTGGAGCCTACTGGAGAAGACAGCag CATTCGGCAGTTTGAACTGGTGGTTCATAATGACATCAATATGAATCAAGTGTACACTGGAGAGATGGGACGACTCAACAGTTTTCAGACACAGAAACC ACCGTTTGATTCAAAGAATCCTTTCCTTGCACCTGTGACTGTTAATCGTAAGCTGAACAAAGGAGGAACCCGCCATCTGATGCACATTGAGCTAGATATCACTGACTCTAAAATCAG ATATGATTCTGGAGACCATGTTGCCGTTTACCCCACAAATGATGCGTCAATGGTCAAGAGACTGGGAGAAAGGCTCGGAGTAGATCTCGATACTGTATTCTCTCTCAAAAATCTGGATG AGGAGTCCAATAAAAAGCACCCGTTCCCCTGTCCAACCACGTACCGCACGGCGCTGACCCATTACCTTGACATCAATAACACACCACGTACAAATGTGCTGTATGAGTTGGCGCAGTACGCCTCCGATCCCCAAGAACAAGAGAACATGCGCAAGATGGCGTCTGCCTCCACTGAAGGAAAG GCTCTGTACCAGAGTTGGGTTGTGGATTCGGAAAGGAACATACTGGCTATTCTAGAGGATCTACCTTCCCTGAACCCTCCTATAGATCACCTGTGTGAGCTGATGCCTCGACTTCAGGCTCGATACTACTCCATCGCCTCCTCCGGCAAG GTCCATCCACACTCTATCCACATCTGTGCTGTGGTGATAGAGTACACCACCAAGACAGGAAGAGTCTTCAAAGGTGTAGCCACCAACTGGCTCAAGAATAAAGATGTGACCGATAATGGGCACGAGGCCACCGTTCCAATGTATGTTAGGAGATCCCAGTTCCGCCTGCCGTTCAAAGCCAGTAATCCTATAATCATGATCGGGCCCGGAACTGGCATCGCCCCTTTCATGGGCTTCATCCAGGAGAGAGCATGGCAGAAGGATCAAG GGAAGGATGTTGGTGAGACGATACTGTACTTTGGCTGTCGCCATAGGAACGAAGACTTCCTGTATCAGCAGGAACTGGAGGATTTTGAGAAGGCGGGTGTGCTGACACAACTTAACATTGCCTTTTCCAGAGACCAGGAGCACAAG ATCTATGTGCAACATCTTCTGAAGAAAAACAAGGAGCAGTTGTGGAAgctcattcattcaaataatgCCCATATCTACGTTTGTGG AGACGCACGTAACATGGCTCGGGACGTGCACACGGCCTTCTATGAGATTGCAGAGGAGATGGGCGGCCTGACGCACACTCAAGCTGTGGACTATTTTAAGAAGCTGATGACCAAGGGCCGTTACTCACAGGATGTTTGGAGCTAA
- the pora gene encoding NADPH--cytochrome P450 reductase isoform X2, with protein MWNSKGQGLSPVMGCMFSLPQDRLVAAERTPQIRETSFIEKMKKTNRNIVVFYGSQTGTAEEFSNRLAKDAHRYGMKAMVADPEEYDMSELPRLKEIPNSMAVFCMATYGEGDPTDNAQEFYDWMQATDDDLEGVNFAVFGLGNKTYEHYNATGKYTDKRLAELGGKRVYDLGLGDDDSNLEEDFISWKEQFWPAVCEFFGVEPTGEDSSIRQFELVVHNDINMNQVYTGEMGRLNSFQTQKPPFDSKNPFLAPVTVNRKLNKGGTRHLMHIELDITDSKIRYDSGDHVAVYPTNDASMVKRLGERLGVDLDTVFSLKNLDEESNKKHPFPCPTTYRTALTHYLDINNTPRTNVLYELAQYASDPQEQENMRKMASASTEGKALYQSWVVDSERNILAILEDLPSLNPPIDHLCELMPRLQARYYSIASSGKVHPHSIHICAVVIEYTTKTGRVFKGVATNWLKNKDVTDNGHEATVPMYVRRSQFRLPFKASNPIIMIGPGTGIAPFMGFIQERAWQKDQGKDVGETILYFGCRHRNEDFLYQQELEDFEKAGVLTQLNIAFSRDQEHKIYVQHLLKKNKEQLWKLIHSNNAHIYVCGDARNMARDVHTAFYEIAEEMGGLTHTQAVDYFKKLMTKGRYSQDVWS; from the exons ATGTGGAACTCTAAAGGACAGGGTCTTTCCCCAGTCATGGGATGCATGTTCTCTTTGCCTCAGGACAGACTGGTCGCCGCAGAGAG AACGCCACAAATACGTGAGACCAGCTTTATtgagaaaatgaagaaaacg AACCGAAACATTGTGGTGTTTTACGGATCCCAAACAGGGACTGCTGAGGAATTTTCTAACAGACTGGCAAAAGATGCCCATCGCTATGGCATGAAAGCGATGGTCGCTGACCCAGAGGAGTATGACATG TCCGAGCTGCCTAGACTGAAAGAAATTCCTAATTCCATGGCTGTGTTCTGCATGGCAACCTATGGAGAGGGAGACCCCACAGACAATGCTCAGGAGTTCTATGATTGGATGCAAGCGACTGATGACGATCTAGAGGGGGTCAATTTTGCT gtGTTTGGGTTAGGAAATAAAACATACGAGCACTACAACGCCACGGGCAAGTACACGGACAAGAGGCTTGCTGAACTTGGTGGGAAAAGGGTCTATGACCTGGGCCTCGGGGATGATGACAGCAA CTTGGAGGAGGACTTTATCTCTTGGAAGGAACAGTTTTGGCCTGCTGTATGTGAGTTCTTTGGTGTGGAGCCTACTGGAGAAGACAGCag CATTCGGCAGTTTGAACTGGTGGTTCATAATGACATCAATATGAATCAAGTGTACACTGGAGAGATGGGACGACTCAACAGTTTTCAGACACAGAAACC ACCGTTTGATTCAAAGAATCCTTTCCTTGCACCTGTGACTGTTAATCGTAAGCTGAACAAAGGAGGAACCCGCCATCTGATGCACATTGAGCTAGATATCACTGACTCTAAAATCAG ATATGATTCTGGAGACCATGTTGCCGTTTACCCCACAAATGATGCGTCAATGGTCAAGAGACTGGGAGAAAGGCTCGGAGTAGATCTCGATACTGTATTCTCTCTCAAAAATCTGGATG AGGAGTCCAATAAAAAGCACCCGTTCCCCTGTCCAACCACGTACCGCACGGCGCTGACCCATTACCTTGACATCAATAACACACCACGTACAAATGTGCTGTATGAGTTGGCGCAGTACGCCTCCGATCCCCAAGAACAAGAGAACATGCGCAAGATGGCGTCTGCCTCCACTGAAGGAAAG GCTCTGTACCAGAGTTGGGTTGTGGATTCGGAAAGGAACATACTGGCTATTCTAGAGGATCTACCTTCCCTGAACCCTCCTATAGATCACCTGTGTGAGCTGATGCCTCGACTTCAGGCTCGATACTACTCCATCGCCTCCTCCGGCAAG GTCCATCCACACTCTATCCACATCTGTGCTGTGGTGATAGAGTACACCACCAAGACAGGAAGAGTCTTCAAAGGTGTAGCCACCAACTGGCTCAAGAATAAAGATGTGACCGATAATGGGCACGAGGCCACCGTTCCAATGTATGTTAGGAGATCCCAGTTCCGCCTGCCGTTCAAAGCCAGTAATCCTATAATCATGATCGGGCCCGGAACTGGCATCGCCCCTTTCATGGGCTTCATCCAGGAGAGAGCATGGCAGAAGGATCAAG GGAAGGATGTTGGTGAGACGATACTGTACTTTGGCTGTCGCCATAGGAACGAAGACTTCCTGTATCAGCAGGAACTGGAGGATTTTGAGAAGGCGGGTGTGCTGACACAACTTAACATTGCCTTTTCCAGAGACCAGGAGCACAAG ATCTATGTGCAACATCTTCTGAAGAAAAACAAGGAGCAGTTGTGGAAgctcattcattcaaataatgCCCATATCTACGTTTGTGG AGACGCACGTAACATGGCTCGGGACGTGCACACGGCCTTCTATGAGATTGCAGAGGAGATGGGCGGCCTGACGCACACTCAAGCTGTGGACTATTTTAAGAAGCTGATGACCAAGGGCCGTTACTCACAGGATGTTTGGAGCTAA